Genomic segment of Nodularia sp. LEGE 06071:
CGTTTAGCCAAACGTCTGGAATCCAGGGACTGAAATGTGTAGTTAAATATGGAAAATCCAGGAACAAAGAATCGCTACATAAATTCACATAACTTAAATGTAGGTATTTTATAGAGCGTCCTAGCGAATAAGTTTTGAAGGTGAAACATCATGGCCAGCTTGACTCATACCCGGTTACACAACCCCCTACTGCACTCAGTTCGTCAGTGGTTAGACAGTAGAGAAATCCATAGTGCTAAACTAGCGCATATTTTGTGTAAAGCTATACCTGCTCAATGTCCATTTGAAAGAGACATTAAACTGTTTGGTCATCAGCTATTTCACATTCCGGCAATGTGTAAATTAAATCCCCTCTATGATCAATTAGTAAGTCTGCGTTTCAAAGCGCTTTGTTATCTTGCTGATGAATGCGGTGAAGATGTCACAGCCTATTGCTAAAGTTGGATAGTCTTGGTGGCAGCAGCTATCGGTAATTACAGGCTTACGGTTGTTACTTGCTTAAATCTATACTAAGCTAAGTCAACTCAACTGAGATGTCTGGCTATTTAGTAGCCTAGCACCGCTCTCAAGTGTTACCAGTCTGTATGATTGCTCAACTACCCTGCTGAAATCCTCAACATCATCTATGACGCACATCTTGCTAGTTGAAGATGAAGTAAAACTGGCGCGATTTATCGAATTAGAATTAAGTTATGAAGGCTATCAAGTTAGTGTGGCCTACGATGGACTAACTGCACTCACCGCAGCGAGAGAGTTAGATTTAGACTTAGTAATTTTAGATTGGATGTTACCTGGTTTGTCGGGCTTGGAAATTTGCCGTCGTCTGCGAAGTACAGGTGATCAAGTACCGGTAATTTTATTAACTGCTAAAGATGAAGTGAGCGATCGCGTCGCCGGTTTAGATGCTGGTGCTGATGACTACGTAGTGAAACCCTTTAGCGTTGAAGAATTATTAGCCAGAGTCCGCGCTCATCTGCGAAGAAATCAGGAAGCAGACGCAGCAGATATTTTACAATTTGAAGACCTGAGTTTAAATCGTCGCACAAGAGAAGTATTTCGGGCAAAGCGGCTAATTGATTTAACTGCTAAGGAATTTGATTTACTGGAATATTTACTCACCCATCCGCGACAAGTAATTACACGCGATCGCATTTTAGAAGAAGTTTGGGGTTATGACTTCATGGGTGATTCCAACATTATCGAAGTTTACATCCGCTACTTGCGCCTGAAACTCGAAACCAACAACGAAAAACGCCTCCTTCAAACTGTCCGTGGTGTCGGCTACGTCTTGCGTGAGTGAAACACCCCTAAATCCGCTACACTTTAGGCAGGGCTTTGAGATTCGCATCATCAAGCCTGGGTATTTTGTGCTGCCAAACTATTTGATCTGACAGCCTTTTGCAATTGGATAGGCACAAATAAATAACTATCCAGAGATAAACACCGATAAATCTGTAGTTTTTCGATATTTGGGGAATTATCCTGATCTCAGCAAAAACTCATTTAAATAATGGTTAGTTATATTAGGATGCAAAAAATGGAATCTAGACGACAACATACCAGACTAAGAGCATCATGACCTATTTAGAAACAGCAGCGCAGTTTTACAGTGAAGTTGCAAAAAAACCACAAGTGGGACTATGTTGTGTCCAGAGTACCCCTCTGCAACTACCTGGACTGAAAATTCCTCTGGCCATGCAGGAAATGAACTATGGTTGTGGTACAACGGTTCACCATACTGAACTCTCAAACCAACCCACCGTCATGTATGTTGGTGTTGGCGGTGGGTTAGAAGCACTGCAATTCGCTTATTTTTCTCGTTATCCAGGTGCTGTAATTGCCATTGAACCAGTTGCAGCTATGCGAGAAGCCGCCGCACGTAACCTAGAAATTGCCGCAACAGAAAATCCCTGGTTTGACACCAGTTTTGTAGAAATTCGGGAAGGTGATGCCTTTAATCTCCCCGTGGGTGATGCTAGCGTCGATATCGTAGCGCAGAATTGCCTTTTTAACATTTTTGAACCAGAAGACTTAACCCGTGCTTTAAAAGAAGCATATCGGGTATTAAAACCAGGTGGACGCTTGCAAATGAGCGATCCCATTGCTACTTCTCCAATTCCGGCACATTTACAACAGGATGAGCGACTACGCGCCATGTGTTTATCAGGCGCACTCACCTATGAGGAGTATACTCAAAGCATCATTAATGCTGGTTTTGGTCAAATTGAAATTCGCGCCCGTCGCCCTTACCGTCTGCTAGATTCTCAAACTTACAAACTGGAAAAAAATCTCTTGCTAGAAAGTCTCGATTCTGTGGCTTTCAAAGTTGATATTCCCGAAGATGGTGCTTGTATATTCACAGGTAAGACGGCAATTTATGCTGGTGTAGAATCTTTCTTTGATGATGCGGCCGGACATTTGCTTCAGCGTGGTATTCCCGCAGCAGTGTGCGATAAAACTGCGGCTAAACTTGCCGCTGTACAGCCAGCAGAAATTATGATTACCCATTCAACCTGGCACTATAGCGGTGGTGGTTGCTGTTAACTTTTAACGCCCCCAAAAATGTTAATAATCAGTTTATTTCTGGCTACGCTTTTTTTAGCTTATTCCAATGGAGCCAACGACAACTTTAAAGGCGTAGCAACACTGTTTGGTAGCCGGACAACAAGTTACCAAACAGCAATTTTGTGGGGAAGTTTTATAACTTTTGCTGGTGCAGTATCCTCAGTTTTCTGGGCAGATAAATTGGTGGAAAAATTTACTGCTCAAGGTATATTTCCCGATGCGACAGCTAATGTACCCGAAATTCATTTAGCCGTAGCCATCACCACCGGTTTAATCGTGCTAATTGCTGCCCTGACAGGATTTCCTATTTCTACAACTCACAGTATCACAGGTGCGCTACTTGGTGCTGGATTAGTATCCATTGGATTCAAAGTTAATTTTGCAGCTTTGGAGAGATTATTTCTTTTACCCCTATTTCTCAGTCCTATTATTGCTATTTGCTTGGCAGGCGGAACCCATAGGTTATTGCAGTACATCAATTCTAAATTGATCTGGCAACCAGACAAAACAATAGTTAATACTTGCCACTTAATCAGTTCGGGAATTATCAGTTTTAGTAGAGGTTTAAATGACACTCCTAAGATTGTTTCCCTGATTTTAATTATTGATTATTTTTCAGTCCAAGGAGGAATGCTGACAATAGCAATGGCAATGGGACTAGGTGGTTTACTTAACTCCCAAAAAATCGCACAAACCATGAGTCAAAAAATTACCCCCATGAATCATACTCAGGGATTATCGGCAAATCTAGTCACGGGAGTTTTAGTGATTGCGTCTAGTTATTTTGGACTTCCTGTTTCCATGACTCAAGTTTCAGTTAGTTCTATCTTTGGTGTGGGACTGATTAACAAGCAAGCCAAAGCGCGCGTTTTTTATCAGATTTTATTTTCGTGGATTTTAACTTTACCTATTGCCACAATTATTAGTGGCATCATTTATAGATTATTGCAGTGATAGGAAAAGTAATTAATGATTAGGTACTAATACCAATTTATTATAAAGATGCATAAATAGAATTTAACCAGAAATCCAGTTCCCCTCCTCGCTTACGGGGAGGGGTTAGGGGTGGGGTCGAAATAATATGCAACCTCACAAATAATTGGTATAAGTAAGTAAGTGAGAAAAATTTTATGTATATGAACAAATATAAATTACCCGTATGGTGTGTTATGCCGTAGGGCTAACGCATCTTAAACTTTTGACTTTTAGGCTTAACTGAACTGTATTGGAGTAAATAATGTTAACTACAAAAAAAATCACTTTATTCAAAGATCAACTTAGTTCTGCTTTGACAAAAAAAAGCATTTCTGTTTTACAAATTAATTTGGGTAAACGCTGTAATCTTGCCTGTACACACTGTCATGTCGAAGCTAGTCCAAAACGGACAGAAGAACTTTCTCCCCAAATTTGCGAGCAGTTAATTAGTTTAATTCACCAATTCCCCGAAATTAAAATTGTAGATTTAACTGGTGGCGCACCAGAAATGAATTATGGATTTAAACCATTGCTAGAAGCAGCAAGAGTCACAGATAAACAGGTAATTGTCCGGTCTAATTTGACCATTTATTTTGAAGATGGATTTGGGGATTTACCAGAATACTTTGCTAAACACCAAGTGAAGGTCGTGGCTTCCATGCCTTGCTACATAGCAGATAACGTAGACAAAATGCGTGGTAATGGTGTTTTTGATGCTTCTATTCAAGCCTTGCAATGGCTGAATCAACTCGGCTATGGCCAGAAATCGGATTTAAGTTTGGACTTGGTATATAATCCGCCTTTACCCACAAGCGAAAAATTTTCCTTAGCGCCTGAACAAACTAACCTAGAGCAAGATTACAAAATATTCTTGCAGAAACATTTTGATATTGTGTTTAATCACCTCTTCACCATTACTAACCTGCCGGTGGGCAGAACTAAAATGTATTTAGAACGAAAAAAGCTGCATAATAGCTATTTGCAGTTTTTAGAGTCGCATTTCAATCACAGTACAGTTGAACATTTAATGTGTCGCAATGAACTGTCACTTGATTACCTCGGTAATGTGTATGATTGCGATTTTAATCAGATGATGAATCTGCCTGCCAAAACTCGTAATGGTGAATCATTGACAGTTGCTAAATTGCTAGAACTTGGCAGTTTAGACTTAATTAATGAAATTCAAACAGCTAGCTATTGCTATGGTTGTACTGCTGGATGTGGTTCCAGCTGCGGTGGCGCTTTACTGTAAATTCATACTCTCTAGCCTCACTATCCTTACCTGTGGGGAGATGCGTAAGGCGGCTGCGGTAACTACAAGTAATCCTAGCGTAATTGCATAAAAAAAAATTCCGTTACCAAAATTGTTACGAGTGTTCTGCCACTTTGGCATTACTTTATGATGGTTCTTAGTTAAGCTCCTCACACTACACCAAAAGCCGTGCAACATCATGTTGTATGGCTTTTTATTTTTTACGCAGCGGAGGAGTTGGGGGTGGGGCGCAATTATACTCAGTCAGTGGTTCGTGAGAGGATGTCTAAATTGTCTACTGACGCTGAGAAGCCGCCACCATACAAACCAACAAAATCTGCCTCCGCAGATTATTTTGGATGAAGTGGATTGGTTAAATAACCTGGATTAAGTTAGAATCTCAATGCTAACTCAGTTATTTAGGTTAAGTTTTAATTTTCATCCAGACTATACAGTTTTTTAGGATATTTGAGAAATTTTCGTTTAATTAAATCAATACTAAAGTAGCCTTGACATCCTGGTTTTTTGATCCTTACCACCAAGAGCCATTAATATCTGCCGCCGAAAAAGCTTCCTGGAAATTCCAAATTCGTGCGGCTACACCTGATGATTTGACTGATATCGCCCAAATTATTGCCGAAAGCTTTCACGGACATGATGGTTTTTGGGGATGGGCTTTTCCGCTACTACGTTTGGGTATTTACGAAGACCTCAAACATCGCTTGTCATCACCAGCGCCCCATCATGTTTGTTTGGTTGCTATTGACACTAATGCTGCTTCAACTCAAAATTTAGTAGGCACTGTGGAATTGGGTGTGCGTTTTAATGATTCTTGGGTACAGACAGGGAGGAGTTTTCCTTATCTGTCTAATTTAGCTGTTAACCCCAAATACCGTCGGCATGGTGTCGCTTCAGAGCTACTGATTAGCTGTGAAAAGTTCTCTCATGAGTGGGGGTTTCAAGACTTATACCTCCACGTTCTCGAAAATAACCATCAGGCACGACAACTTTATTTCAAGCTGGGATATAAGGTACATAAATCAGAACCTAATTGGAATACATTTCTCCTCAGACGCTCCCGACAAATATTGTTGCGTAAACACCTGAGCCTGAAATTTGATTAAATTACAGCAGATTTGATTTGAGTAAGGTATGCAAGGGCGGGTATCTTTGCCCTCCCCTACAAGATTTATCATATGAAAATATGTACTTCATTTACTGACAACGTGCTGTATCTAAATTTTTTGGGGAAACGCATAACTTTTAATACATCAATCACATTAGTATAAAATATTTCTAATTAGCTTTTGTTAATACTGAATTGGTGATCTGGTTACTCTCAAAGCTAGCTGGGGGTTGTTTCTTGCGGAGAATTTCACAATACTCATTCGCTAAACTAACATCACCCGCCTTGTCCCTTTCCTCTTTCTTGACCCCTCCCAACCTTCCTTTGCTAAGAGGAGCCGCAGGGGGTGGGGTTATTTCTATGCGTTTTCATATGGAAATCGTATTACAGTCAAACTTTATCTTTTTCTTCAAAAGAATTATGATTAGAGGCAAACTTTACCATTGTGGTCACTCAAAAAATTCACTCTAGTGATTTGAGTCCAATCAAGAATAACCTAAATATTTAATTCTAATTAGGCATAATTATGTTATGTAAACTTGATATGTAGCTGAATAGCAAATGCTTTAAAATATAAAAAATAGCATACTATAGAATAAGGTTAAATTAAGCTTCATCAAATTTAAACACCTCATACTAACTTTGTATTTAGTAATTCATCTTTATAAAAACTTTAAAAATAATTAGCTGATTTTCGGCGACAAATTTACCTAAATCTCATAGAATATGATTAATTATTTAATAATAAAATTCTGGTTTTTTATATCTTAGTGACATCAACCAGGAAGCTTTTTTTAGGAAAAAGTTGGAAAAATCATCAAAAATTTGATTTGATTTCACCCAAGTTACTGATTGAAGTACAGAATACTAGTTAATTATCTGCAAGTTCCAGAAAACATGGATAGCGAAAGCTACCGACGCTATCAAGCTGCTATGGTATCAACTTACTACCCTGAAACTATTCTCCTGGACCATCTTCTCATGACAGATGGAACTGAGCAGTCATGCGGCTCGGATATCCTCACACTTCTGCACAGTGGAAAGGTGTTCGTTGTTAATAGTCGTCAGCGCAATGGTTTAATACTCTTTAAACGTTATCATGCAGAATTTGCTGGGCCTGGTGCAGTGGTTGGCGGGAATTATGATCGTGATTGTGAAAGAGTACTGCCCATAGGTAATTTGTCTTTATTAACTCCCAAATCTTATGAGGAGCGTCAGAAAGCTTACTTAATTAGACGACAGTGGATTCGGTTAATCAAGCAAATTACAGAACACCCGCTTCCTGAGCAGCGAGTCCAGAAAATTTTAGATCAATTTGAACAATACTTTCCACTACCAATGGTGGCTCAAATGCCTGATGCTTCTTTTGCCCTTTTAGTCGGGGTGTTGCCACAAACGGTAGGAATAGTGCGCCGTTTGGGCAATGAGATGAATGGCAAGTTTAATTATTGAGTCAATTTTTTAATTCCAGATTTGCCAATGCAGCTTGTATTCTATTGATGGTGCGGGTGTTTTCGTCTGATGTGCCGATAGTAATTCGCAATCCGCCGCTAATTTCGCGGACAAGAGTGCCAGAAGTTTTGAGTTTTTGGTGAAGAGTTTTTAAAGTAGTGTTTTCTGTGTCAGAGTTATGGGGTTGGAGACGCAGGAAAATAAAGTTAGCAGCACTTTTTGTCACTTGTAAGGCTGGATGTTGGCATAAAAGTTCTATAAGTTTGTCTCGTTCATCCAAGGTGGGAGAAATTGCTTCCAGTAAAAGTTGGCTATTTTGCATAGCAGCTAAGGCCGCAGCGATGGAGAAGCTAGGAAGATTATAAGGTAAGCGGACTTTTTCTAAGATAGCGATCGCCTGTGGATGAGCAACACAATAACCCACACGTAGCGCGGCTAACCGGAAGGCTTTAGAAAAAGTCCTTAGCACTACCCAGTTAGGACGCTGTACTAATTCACTCACTAGGGTAGTCTGGCTAAATTCAAAGTAAGCTTCATCAATTACCACCAAAATCTGCTCACCCAAACTTCTTAACCATGACAATTCCGCCGCAGTTAAACAATTACCAGTCGGGGAATTGGGATGCACCACAAAAACCACCCGAATCGGAGGATTTTCAGTTTGTTCGATGGCTGATTGGGCAGCTTTTAAGTCAATTTCAAAATTATCTGGATTTCTGTCCACCGTCACCACAGGAATCCCCAAAGTTTTGGCTAAAATTCCATACATTGAGAAAGTCGGATTGGCGACTAAAATTGAACCTTCTCCTCCCAGACAGGTGGCGATTAATAAAGAACGAATTAGTTCATCTGAACCATTACCGATCGAAATATTGGCAGCAGTAAACACCGATGAAGTCA
This window contains:
- a CDS encoding histidinol-phosphate transaminase, which translates into the protein MLPFIRSDLAQFTAYKPHPSSDTAAAIPVQLDRLDTNESPYDLPVELKEKLAWTYEQVIETNRYPDGGHEILKDAIAKYVNESASLTSSVFTAANISIGNGSDELIRSLLIATCLGGEGSILVANPTFSMYGILAKTLGIPVVTVDRNPDNFEIDLKAAQSAIEQTENPPIRVVFVVHPNSPTGNCLTAAELSWLRSLGEQILVVIDEAYFEFSQTTLVSELVQRPNWVVLRTFSKAFRLAALRVGYCVAHPQAIAILEKVRLPYNLPSFSIAAALAAMQNSQLLLEAISPTLDERDKLIELLCQHPALQVTKSAANFIFLRLQPHNSDTENTTLKTLHQKLKTSGTLVREISGGLRITIGTSDENTRTINRIQAALANLELKN
- the arsM gene encoding arsenosugar biosynthesis arsenite methyltransferase ArsM gives rise to the protein MTYLETAAQFYSEVAKKPQVGLCCVQSTPLQLPGLKIPLAMQEMNYGCGTTVHHTELSNQPTVMYVGVGGGLEALQFAYFSRYPGAVIAIEPVAAMREAAARNLEIAATENPWFDTSFVEIREGDAFNLPVGDASVDIVAQNCLFNIFEPEDLTRALKEAYRVLKPGGRLQMSDPIATSPIPAHLQQDERLRAMCLSGALTYEEYTQSIINAGFGQIEIRARRPYRLLDSQTYKLEKNLLLESLDSVAFKVDIPEDGACIFTGKTAIYAGVESFFDDAAGHLLQRGIPAAVCDKTAAKLAAVQPAEIMITHSTWHYSGGGCC
- a CDS encoding Mo-dependent nitrogenase C-terminal domain-containing protein produces the protein MASLTHTRLHNPLLHSVRQWLDSREIHSAKLAHILCKAIPAQCPFERDIKLFGHQLFHIPAMCKLNPLYDQLVSLRFKALCYLADECGEDVTAYC
- a CDS encoding inorganic phosphate transporter, whose protein sequence is MLIISLFLATLFLAYSNGANDNFKGVATLFGSRTTSYQTAILWGSFITFAGAVSSVFWADKLVEKFTAQGIFPDATANVPEIHLAVAITTGLIVLIAALTGFPISTTHSITGALLGAGLVSIGFKVNFAALERLFLLPLFLSPIIAICLAGGTHRLLQYINSKLIWQPDKTIVNTCHLISSGIISFSRGLNDTPKIVSLILIIDYFSVQGGMLTIAMAMGLGGLLNSQKIAQTMSQKITPMNHTQGLSANLVTGVLVIASSYFGLPVSMTQVSVSSIFGVGLINKQAKARVFYQILFSWILTLPIATIISGIIYRLLQ
- a CDS encoding GNAT family N-acetyltransferase, whose translation is MTSWFFDPYHQEPLISAAEKASWKFQIRAATPDDLTDIAQIIAESFHGHDGFWGWAFPLLRLGIYEDLKHRLSSPAPHHVCLVAIDTNAASTQNLVGTVELGVRFNDSWVQTGRSFPYLSNLAVNPKYRRHGVASELLISCEKFSHEWGFQDLYLHVLENNHQARQLYFKLGYKVHKSEPNWNTFLLRRSRQILLRKHLSLKFD
- a CDS encoding response regulator transcription factor gives rise to the protein MTHILLVEDEVKLARFIELELSYEGYQVSVAYDGLTALTAARELDLDLVILDWMLPGLSGLEICRRLRSTGDQVPVILLTAKDEVSDRVAGLDAGADDYVVKPFSVEELLARVRAHLRRNQEADAADILQFEDLSLNRRTREVFRAKRLIDLTAKEFDLLEYLLTHPRQVITRDRILEEVWGYDFMGDSNIIEVYIRYLRLKLETNNEKRLLQTVRGVGYVLRE
- the arsS gene encoding arsenosugar biosynthesis radical SAM (seleno)protein ArsS (Some members of this family are selenoproteins.) gives rise to the protein MLTTKKITLFKDQLSSALTKKSISVLQINLGKRCNLACTHCHVEASPKRTEELSPQICEQLISLIHQFPEIKIVDLTGGAPEMNYGFKPLLEAARVTDKQVIVRSNLTIYFEDGFGDLPEYFAKHQVKVVASMPCYIADNVDKMRGNGVFDASIQALQWLNQLGYGQKSDLSLDLVYNPPLPTSEKFSLAPEQTNLEQDYKIFLQKHFDIVFNHLFTITNLPVGRTKMYLERKKLHNSYLQFLESHFNHSTVEHLMCRNELSLDYLGNVYDCDFNQMMNLPAKTRNGESLTVAKLLELGSLDLINEIQTASYCYGCTAGCGSSCGGALL